The following nucleotide sequence is from Streptomyces bathyalis.
GCCCGCGACGGCCGCGTCTCCATCTGTGTGGACGACGAACGGCCTCCGTTCGCCTTCGTCGTCCTCACCGGGCGGGCGGAGCTGAGCCGCGACTTGGACACGATGCTGCACTGGGCGACCCGCATCGGCACCCGCTACATGGGCGAGGAGGCCGGGCCGCGGTTCGGTGCGCGCAACGCCGTTCCGGGGGAGCTGCTCGTCCGCGTGCGCATCTCGAAGGTGGTGGCGCTCTCCGGCCTCGCGGACTGATCCGCACCGGGTGCGGGGCCCCCGGGCGGCTGTCCGCAGGGGCGCCCCGCACCGGCGTCGGCCATCATGAGGTCCATGCAGGACGAGACGAGCAACGACCCCGCGCGGGTGCGCGAATTCTTCGGCTCCCGCGCGGCCCGCTGGGAGGCACGCTTCCCCGACGACGGCCCCGCATACGAGGCGGCCGTCG
It contains:
- a CDS encoding PPOX class F420-dependent oxidoreductase, with protein sequence MAEKMTEDEWRGFISEGTRTGKLSTVRADGSPHVAPVWFVLDGDDLLFNTGEDTVKGRNLARDGRVSICVDDERPPFAFVVLTGRAELSRDLDTMLHWATRIGTRYMGEEAGPRFGARNAVPGELLVRVRISKVVALSGLAD